A genomic segment from Bacillus cereus G9842 encodes:
- a CDS encoding YlbG family protein has protein sequence MFGQRQSMIVYLHSLKHAKILRKYGNIHYISKRLKYAVVYCDMEQIEHMMHKLNKLPFVKKIEQSYRPYLKTEFENSRPDRAKEYDYS, from the coding sequence ATGTTCGGGCAACGACAAAGTATGATTGTTTATTTACATTCATTGAAACATGCCAAGATTTTAAGGAAATATGGTAACATACATTACATATCAAAACGATTAAAATATGCTGTAGTATATTGTGACATGGAACAAATTGAGCATATGATGCATAAGTTGAACAAACTTCCTTTTGTGAAAAAGATAGAACAGTCGTATCGCCCGTATTTAAAAACGGAATTTGAAAATTCCCGTCCTGATCGAGCAAAAGAATACGATTATAGCTAA
- the ctaE gene encoding cytochrome c oxidase subunit III — MHVDEKLTNETFPAEPEKATLEGKNKFVGFWLFLGGETVLFASLFGTYLALKNSTNGGPTSQEMFQMPLVFIMTMLLLTSSLTSVYAMYHMKNFNFKKMQLWLLVTVLLGLGFLGFEIYEFYHYTHEFKHTMRSSAFGSAFYALVGTHGLHVLFGLCWILTLIFRNAKRGLNLYNAPKFYVASIYWHFIDVVWVFIFTVVYLMGMVG; from the coding sequence ATGCATGTAGATGAAAAATTAACGAATGAAACATTTCCAGCAGAGCCTGAAAAAGCAACCCTTGAAGGGAAAAATAAGTTTGTCGGTTTTTGGTTATTTCTTGGAGGCGAAACAGTATTGTTCGCTTCCTTATTTGGCACATATTTAGCGTTAAAGAATTCTACAAATGGTGGACCAACATCTCAAGAGATGTTCCAAATGCCACTCGTTTTCATTATGACGATGCTTTTATTAACGAGTAGCTTAACGAGTGTATATGCGATGTATCACATGAAAAACTTTAACTTTAAGAAAATGCAACTTTGGTTACTAGTAACTGTATTGCTAGGTTTAGGGTTTTTAGGGTTTGAGATATATGAGTTTTATCATTATACACATGAATTTAAGCATACTATGAGAAGTAGTGCGTTTGGCTCTGCGTTTTATGCTCTTGTTGGTACACATGGACTCCACGTATTGTTTGGGTTATGTTGGATTTTAACATTAATCTTTAGAAATGCGAAGAGAGGTCTAAATTTATACAATGCACCAAAGTTTTATGTTGCATCGATTTATTGGCACTTTATTGACGTAGTTTGGGTGTTTATTTTCACTGTAGTATATTTAATGGGAATGGTGGGATAA
- the coxB gene encoding cytochrome c oxidase subunit II, whose product MKKQWRLLSFVSLLALLLGGCGKAFQSTLIPQGEVAKMQYDLLLLASAIMVGVVLVVTIIFLYVIVRFRQKKGQEDYIPEQVEGNHKLEIIWTVIPIILLLILAVPTVTYTFKLADVSAMEKKNIDKDTIVVDVTANLYWWEFSYKSEKIVTSQDLVIPTGKKVYLNLKGADIKHSFWVPSLAGKMDTNTDNVNKMWLKADKSGTYNGFCTEFCGPSHSLMQFKVKALDESEYKNWLADMKKIDGKKEVASTKAQEGQEIFNKSCIGCHAVGSNDSRPPSARIAPNLANFADRDMVAGIAENNEENLKKWLKDPENMKPGNKMTGKYGNLTDDQIDALNAYLQTLKVEK is encoded by the coding sequence ATGAAGAAACAGTGGCGACTGCTTTCGTTCGTTTCACTGCTGGCTTTACTGTTAGGGGGATGCGGTAAAGCCTTTCAATCTACTTTAATTCCGCAAGGAGAAGTAGCAAAAATGCAATATGATTTACTTCTACTGGCGAGTGCAATCATGGTAGGAGTAGTACTAGTAGTTACTATTATTTTCTTGTATGTAATTGTGCGTTTCCGACAAAAGAAAGGTCAGGAAGATTATATTCCAGAGCAAGTTGAAGGAAATCACAAGCTAGAAATTATATGGACAGTTATTCCGATTATTCTTTTACTAATCTTAGCTGTTCCAACGGTTACATATACATTCAAACTTGCTGATGTAAGTGCGATGGAGAAAAAGAATATTGATAAAGATACTATCGTTGTTGATGTAACAGCGAATCTTTATTGGTGGGAATTTTCTTATAAATCAGAAAAGATAGTAACTTCGCAAGATTTAGTCATCCCCACAGGTAAGAAAGTGTATTTAAATTTGAAGGGTGCCGATATTAAACACTCATTTTGGGTTCCATCTTTAGCTGGGAAAATGGATACAAATACAGACAATGTGAACAAAATGTGGTTAAAGGCAGATAAATCGGGCACTTATAATGGTTTTTGTACAGAATTTTGCGGCCCATCACATTCTTTAATGCAATTTAAAGTGAAAGCTTTAGATGAAAGCGAGTACAAAAATTGGCTTGCTGATATGAAGAAGATTGATGGGAAGAAAGAAGTAGCTTCAACAAAGGCGCAAGAGGGCCAAGAAATATTTAATAAAAGCTGTATTGGTTGTCACGCAGTTGGATCTAATGATAGTAGACCACCTTCCGCTCGTATCGCACCAAACTTAGCAAACTTTGCGGATCGCGATATGGTTGCCGGTATTGCCGAAAACAATGAAGAAAACTTAAAAAAATGGCTGAAAGATCCTGAAAATATGAAGCCAGGAAACAAAATGACTGGCAAATATGGCAACTTAACGGATGATCAAATTGATGCATTAAATGCATACTTACAAACGTTAAAAGTTGAAAAGTAA
- a CDS encoding YugN family protein, with product MQFTNTKFNGAVVELTLLTEIMENNHFVLAGQWDYERVTYDYKFEILKDIYYLRVQGVAVEGDIGSRHAEVKLLPPLLGKHYYPHGVEYGDDETFPTNVLQKSEQLLQNVEKELKELQIID from the coding sequence ATGCAATTTACAAATACGAAATTTAATGGAGCCGTCGTTGAATTAACTCTTTTAACTGAAATCATGGAAAACAACCACTTCGTACTTGCTGGACAGTGGGATTATGAACGGGTTACATACGATTATAAATTTGAAATATTAAAGGATATTTATTATTTACGAGTGCAAGGAGTTGCTGTTGAAGGTGACATCGGCAGTAGACACGCTGAAGTAAAACTACTCCCCCCCTTATTAGGAAAACATTATTATCCTCACGGCGTTGAATATGGCGATGATGAGACTTTCCCAACGAATGTACTTCAAAAAAGTGAACAACTCCTACAAAATGTCGAAAAAGAGTTAAAAGAACTTCAAATTATTGATTAA
- the ctaF gene encoding cytochrome c oxidase subunit IVB, with amino-acid sequence MAIKQTNNPKVDLVYRKRKSAEEMKHQVITFALMIFLTLVAFVAVAYPKTFSPTFSVPFILLLAVVQVIFQLYYFMHMSHKGHEAASFFLYSGLLIGLITILAFMTIVWI; translated from the coding sequence ATGGCGATAAAGCAAACGAATAATCCTAAAGTTGATCTTGTTTATCGGAAGAGAAAAAGTGCGGAGGAAATGAAGCATCAAGTTATTACGTTTGCATTAATGATTTTTTTAACATTAGTTGCATTTGTAGCAGTGGCGTATCCAAAAACTTTTAGTCCGACTTTCTCTGTTCCATTTATTTTACTATTAGCAGTGGTACAAGTAATTTTTCAATTGTATTATTTTATGCATATGAGTCATAAAGGACATGAAGCAGCAAGTTTCTTTCTATACTCTGGTCTGCTAATAGGGTTAATTACAATTTTAGCATTTATGACAATCGTCTGGATTTGA
- a CDS encoding histidine phosphatase family protein, whose translation MTEICLVRHGQTDWNFQEIIQGREDIPLNEVGKKQASQSAAALQEETWDIIISSPLIRAQETANEIAKAAGLQSILLDDRFVERNFGEASGKPVATVRELIAEGKVEGMEQDEEIVARCFAALEDVATTHFGKRIIIVAHSHAIKAILHAIEPDEITFKTPLKNACISYVKQNSGKWDVLKYNIAEHINV comes from the coding sequence ATGACGGAAATTTGTTTAGTACGACATGGACAAACTGATTGGAATTTTCAAGAAATTATTCAGGGGCGAGAAGATATTCCGCTTAATGAAGTTGGTAAGAAGCAAGCGAGTCAAAGTGCAGCTGCTTTACAAGAAGAAACGTGGGATATCATTATAAGTAGCCCGTTAATTAGAGCGCAAGAAACGGCTAATGAAATCGCAAAGGCGGCTGGATTACAATCGATTTTATTAGATGATCGATTTGTTGAACGGAATTTTGGAGAAGCTTCAGGGAAGCCAGTTGCGACTGTTAGAGAGTTGATTGCTGAGGGTAAAGTAGAAGGTATGGAGCAAGATGAAGAGATTGTAGCTCGTTGCTTTGCTGCTTTAGAAGATGTTGCAACAACTCATTTTGGCAAACGTATTATTATTGTTGCTCACTCACACGCGATAAAAGCAATTTTACATGCCATTGAACCAGATGAAATTACATTTAAGACACCATTAAAAAATGCGTGTATTAGTTATGTGAAACAAAATAGTGGGAAATGGGATGTTCTTAAATATAATATAGCGGAACATATTAATGTATAA
- the ctaD gene encoding cytochrome c oxidase subunit I translates to MGAVIWDYLTTVDHKKIAILYLIAGGLFFVIGGIEALFIRLQLAIPNNAFLVGDAYNQVLTMHGTTMIFLAAMPLVFAFMNAAVPLQIGARDVAFPFLNSLGFWLFFFGGVFLNLSWFLGGAPDAGWTSYASLALASKGHGVDFYVLGLQISGIGTLIGGINFLVTIINMRAPGMTYMRMPMFTWTTFVTSSLILFAFPPLTVGLGLLMLDRLFGTSFFNPALGGNTIIWEHLFWIFGHPEVYILILPAFGIFSEIFATFSKKRLFGYSSMVFATVLIGFLGFMVWAHHMFTVGLGPVANAIFSVATMAIAVPTGIKIFNWLFTMWGGSIRFTTPMMWAVAFIPSFVMGGVTGVMLASAPADYQFHDNYFVVAHFHYVIVGGVVFGLLAGAHYYWPLMFNKVLNETLGKITFWLFFIGFHLTFFIQHFLGLIGMPRRYYTYLEGQGLEMGNMISSIGAVFMALGTIVLLFNVIKTTVSKEKAGRDPWDARTLEWTMPAPTPEYNFKQLPFVRGLDPFWIEKREGNKEMTAAEPVGDIHMPNPSFSPFVISFGLFIAAFGAMYMQGGKDKFWLLVAIIGLIITFGAMFLRSVIDDHGYHIHKEDLDDKGGKA, encoded by the coding sequence ATGGGTGCTGTCATATGGGATTATTTAACGACAGTAGACCATAAAAAGATTGCCATTCTCTATTTAATTGCAGGTGGATTGTTTTTTGTAATAGGCGGAATAGAAGCTCTATTTATTCGCCTTCAATTAGCGATTCCTAACAACGCTTTTCTTGTTGGGGATGCTTATAATCAAGTATTGACGATGCACGGTACAACAATGATTTTCCTCGCAGCTATGCCACTCGTGTTTGCATTTATGAACGCCGCTGTACCACTTCAAATTGGTGCACGTGATGTAGCGTTCCCGTTTTTGAATTCACTCGGATTTTGGTTATTTTTCTTTGGTGGAGTATTTTTAAATTTAAGTTGGTTTTTAGGTGGAGCACCTGATGCAGGATGGACATCTTATGCATCTTTAGCTTTAGCTTCTAAAGGTCATGGTGTTGATTTCTATGTACTCGGTTTGCAAATCTCAGGTATTGGTACATTAATTGGAGGGATTAACTTCCTTGTCACCATTATTAATATGCGTGCGCCAGGAATGACGTATATGCGTATGCCGATGTTTACATGGACGACATTTGTAACATCTTCGCTTATATTATTCGCTTTTCCACCGTTAACTGTAGGATTAGGACTTTTAATGTTAGATCGTTTATTTGGAACAAGTTTCTTTAATCCAGCATTGGGTGGGAATACAATTATATGGGAGCATTTATTCTGGATTTTCGGTCATCCAGAAGTATACATTCTTATACTCCCAGCTTTCGGAATATTCTCAGAAATCTTCGCGACATTTTCGAAAAAACGATTGTTTGGTTATTCATCGATGGTATTTGCGACTGTATTAATTGGATTTTTAGGATTTATGGTATGGGCGCATCATATGTTTACTGTTGGACTTGGTCCAGTTGCTAATGCTATTTTCTCAGTTGCAACAATGGCGATTGCGGTTCCGACTGGTATCAAAATATTCAACTGGCTCTTTACAATGTGGGGCGGAAGTATTCGTTTTACGACACCAATGATGTGGGCAGTAGCTTTCATTCCATCATTCGTAATGGGTGGAGTTACAGGGGTTATGCTAGCATCTGCACCAGCTGATTATCAATTTCATGATAATTATTTCGTAGTAGCACATTTTCATTATGTAATCGTTGGCGGTGTTGTATTTGGTTTACTTGCAGGAGCTCATTATTATTGGCCACTGATGTTTAATAAAGTATTAAATGAAACATTAGGAAAGATAACGTTTTGGCTATTCTTTATCGGTTTCCATTTAACGTTCTTTATTCAGCATTTCCTTGGCTTGATTGGTATGCCACGCCGTTACTACACATATCTTGAAGGGCAAGGGTTGGAAATGGGGAATATGATTAGTTCTATCGGAGCGGTGTTTATGGCTCTTGGGACGATTGTTCTTCTATTCAATGTAATTAAAACGACAGTATCAAAAGAAAAAGCTGGTCGTGATCCGTGGGATGCACGTACATTAGAATGGACGATGCCAGCACCGACACCAGAATATAACTTTAAACAACTACCATTTGTTCGCGGATTAGATCCGTTTTGGATTGAAAAACGTGAAGGTAATAAAGAGATGACAGCAGCGGAACCAGTTGGTGATATTCATATGCCAAATCCTTCGTTTTCACCATTTGTCATTTCTTTTGGATTATTTATAGCGGCATTTGGTGCAATGTATATGCAGGGTGGAAAAGATAAGTTCTGGTTATTGGTAGCAATTATTGGTTTAATCATTACATTTGGCGCAATGTTCCTACGTTCAGTAATCGATGATCATGGATATCATATTCATAAAGAAGATTTAGATGATAAGGGGGGCAAGGCATAA
- a CDS encoding formamidase: MGSSGSMVKPISGFLTALIQYPVPVVESRADIDKQIQQIIKTIHSTKSGYPGLELIVFPEYSTQGLNTKKWTTEEFLCTVPGPETDLFAEACKESKVYGVFSIMEKNPGGGEPYNTAVIIDPQGEMILKYRKLNPWVPVEPWKAGDLGLPVCVGPGGSKLAVCICHDGMFPEVAREAAYKGANVLIRISGYSTQVSEQWMLTNRSNAWQNLMYTLSVNLAGYDGVFYYFGEGQVCNFDGTTLVQGHRNPWEIVTAEVYPELADQARLGWGLENNIYNLGSRGYVATPGGVKENPYTFIKDLAEGKYKVPWEDEIKVKDGSIYGYPVKKTIHS; this comes from the coding sequence ATGGGTAGTAGTGGAAGTATGGTAAAGCCGATTAGTGGTTTTTTGACAGCACTAATTCAATATCCAGTACCAGTAGTAGAGTCACGTGCGGACATTGATAAACAAATTCAACAAATCATAAAAACAATTCATTCGACCAAATCAGGTTATCCTGGATTAGAATTAATAGTATTTCCTGAATATAGTACACAAGGGCTCAATACAAAAAAATGGACCACAGAAGAATTTTTATGTACAGTGCCTGGGCCAGAAACCGACTTATTTGCTGAGGCATGTAAAGAATCTAAAGTATATGGTGTTTTTTCGATAATGGAAAAAAATCCTGGTGGTGGAGAGCCATATAATACAGCAGTTATTATTGATCCACAAGGTGAAATGATTTTGAAGTATCGTAAGCTAAATCCTTGGGTACCAGTCGAGCCTTGGAAAGCTGGAGATTTAGGCTTACCTGTTTGTGTTGGACCTGGAGGAAGTAAATTAGCTGTTTGTATTTGTCATGATGGCATGTTCCCTGAAGTAGCTCGTGAAGCGGCCTATAAAGGTGCAAATGTCTTGATTCGTATTTCTGGATATAGCACACAAGTTAGTGAACAATGGATGCTAACCAATCGTTCAAATGCATGGCAGAATTTAATGTATACATTGTCGGTAAACTTAGCGGGTTATGATGGTGTATTTTATTACTTTGGTGAAGGACAAGTATGTAATTTTGATGGGACTACTTTAGTACAGGGGCATCGAAATCCTTGGGAGATTGTTACTGCTGAAGTATATCCAGAACTAGCAGATCAGGCTAGATTAGGATGGGGATTAGAAAATAATATATATAATCTAGGTTCAAGAGGATATGTAGCAACTCCTGGTGGGGTGAAAGAAAACCCATATACGTTTATAAAAGATTTAGCTGAAGGTAAATATAAGGTTCCTTGGGAAGATGAGATTAAAGTAAAAGATGGATCTATTTATGGATATCCAGTAAAAAAAACGATTCATTCTTAG
- a CDS encoding YlbE-like family protein encodes MRAEIMEFIKADEDLSRYIREQPYWYRKLTRNPEEKEAFELAAMQHFKKTIPDKVEKFQNQLAVASIMIDMFQYMKQQNAT; translated from the coding sequence ATGAGAGCAGAAATTATGGAGTTTATAAAGGCTGATGAGGATTTATCTCGCTATATTAGAGAGCAACCGTACTGGTATAGAAAATTAACACGAAATCCTGAAGAAAAAGAGGCTTTTGAGTTAGCGGCGATGCAACATTTCAAAAAAACAATACCAGATAAAGTGGAAAAATTTCAAAATCAATTGGCTGTTGCTTCGATCATGATTGATATGTTTCAGTATATGAAGCAACAAAATGCAACCTAA
- a CDS encoding CAP domain-containing protein has protein sequence MKKLLRIVMITFLILAVDLYGKLLVSQYILTPSQSKQENKIVKKKKQIKEDSSDTVLNMIGEDSENLLAKWGEPSRIEPSAYGYEWWVYNQDLTQYAQFGVSERKVVTAYAAGEQVKVPPYYINEKYEEVYKKSPPSHEIALKRGKNSYQFELSDTEVMEQPLIPVEDGWAQLYFDQFTHELVGVRYMDDETLLRQRPYQLVYSGELIAEQPLTPEKIKQVENGNMQQIFDLTNIIRSRHKLSLLTWDQETADVAVGHSKDMKDNNYFSHDSPTLGTLGDRLQRGKVGFQLAGENIAAQHSDGIAAVQGWLNSEGHRKNLLNEQFTGLGVGVYDKFYTQNFIRK, from the coding sequence TTGAAGAAATTATTGCGTATCGTAATGATTACATTTTTAATTTTAGCTGTTGATTTATACGGAAAATTACTCGTTTCACAATATATATTAACCCCATCTCAATCAAAGCAAGAAAATAAAATTGTGAAAAAGAAAAAGCAAATTAAGGAAGACTCCTCAGACACTGTTTTAAATATGATTGGTGAAGACTCTGAAAATTTATTGGCGAAGTGGGGAGAACCCTCTCGAATAGAGCCGTCTGCATACGGATATGAATGGTGGGTATACAATCAGGATTTAACTCAGTATGCTCAATTTGGAGTTTCTGAACGTAAAGTTGTAACGGCGTATGCTGCTGGTGAACAAGTTAAGGTTCCACCTTATTATATAAATGAAAAATATGAAGAAGTATATAAAAAAAGTCCGCCTTCGCATGAAATTGCGTTAAAAAGAGGGAAAAATAGTTATCAATTTGAACTATCTGATACCGAAGTCATGGAACAACCGTTAATACCTGTAGAAGATGGATGGGCGCAATTGTATTTTGATCAATTTACACATGAGCTTGTGGGTGTTCGTTATATGGATGATGAAACATTATTACGCCAAAGACCGTATCAGCTCGTTTATTCAGGTGAATTAATAGCAGAACAACCATTGACTCCAGAAAAAATAAAACAAGTAGAAAATGGGAATATGCAACAAATTTTTGATTTAACAAATATCATTCGAAGTCGTCATAAATTATCATTATTAACATGGGATCAGGAAACAGCAGATGTTGCTGTTGGTCACAGTAAAGATATGAAAGACAATAATTATTTTTCTCATGACTCACCTACATTAGGTACGCTAGGAGATCGATTGCAGCGCGGGAAAGTAGGATTTCAACTTGCTGGTGAGAACATAGCGGCGCAACATAGTGATGGAATTGCGGCAGTGCAAGGTTGGTTAAATAGTGAGGGGCATAGAAAGAATTTATTAAATGAACAATTTACAGGATTAGGTGTTGGTGTATACGATAAATTTTATACACAAAACTTTATTCGAAAATAA
- a CDS encoding YlbF family regulator: MIVATLESVLILDKAEQLAKAIICSDIAEDYRKYYRELHEDIELQTLIQQFTAMKERYEEVQRFGKYHPDYTTVSMKMRELKRSVDLHDKVAAFKRAETALQKLLDEVSVAIGSEVSSSIKVPTGNPFFDAGGCGGGCGTGGGCGCKKTG; this comes from the coding sequence ATGATTGTAGCGACGCTAGAAAGCGTATTAATATTAGATAAGGCAGAGCAGCTTGCAAAAGCGATTATCTGTTCAGATATAGCAGAAGATTATCGTAAGTATTATAGAGAATTACATGAAGATATAGAACTTCAGACGTTAATTCAGCAATTTACAGCGATGAAAGAACGGTATGAGGAAGTACAGCGTTTTGGAAAATACCATCCTGACTACACTACCGTATCAATGAAAATGAGAGAATTAAAGCGTTCTGTGGACTTACATGATAAGGTTGCAGCTTTTAAAAGAGCAGAAACTGCTTTGCAGAAGTTATTAGATGAAGTTAGTGTAGCAATCGGTTCGGAAGTGTCTTCTTCCATTAAAGTACCAACAGGAAATCCATTCTTTGATGCTGGTGGCTGTGGTGGAGGTTGTGGTACTGGCGGAGGTTGTGGTTGTAAAAAAACGGGGTGA
- the ctaG gene encoding cytochrome c oxidase assembly factor CtaG, which yields MSNLWIFGFQALWSPIFLIFMLSILIGYFLIIGPYRMRFENATKVSKKQIFYFTTGIVLLYFVKGGPIDLIGHIIFSAHMFEMAVMYIAVPPLLLLGIPIWLYRYITSFKFVQIILKVFAKPLIALFVFNGLFSFYHLPVVFDTVKQSQIAHPICLAILFFTAIMMWWPMLNPLPEYQTLSDIKKLGYMFANGILLTPACALIIFATAPLFATYTDPAAWMKAMELCVPAGTLSDLNITGPEFLHWMPVVQDQQTGGIIMKIVQEIVYGTIIGYVFFRWARREREKDKEQLQQLPPYLQTK from the coding sequence ATGAGTAACTTGTGGATATTTGGATTTCAGGCTTTATGGAGTCCAATCTTTTTAATATTTATGCTGTCGATTCTTATTGGGTACTTCTTAATTATTGGTCCATATAGAATGCGATTTGAAAATGCGACGAAGGTAAGTAAGAAGCAAATTTTTTATTTTACGACTGGTATTGTTCTTTTGTATTTTGTAAAGGGAGGGCCTATTGATTTAATTGGCCATATTATATTTAGTGCTCATATGTTTGAAATGGCAGTCATGTATATTGCAGTTCCACCGTTACTGTTGCTTGGTATACCGATTTGGTTATATCGTTACATTACTTCTTTTAAGTTCGTTCAAATTATATTAAAGGTATTTGCTAAACCACTTATTGCGTTGTTTGTATTTAACGGCCTGTTTTCTTTTTATCATTTACCAGTTGTTTTTGATACAGTAAAACAAAGTCAAATAGCTCATCCTATTTGTTTAGCTATATTGTTTTTTACAGCAATCATGATGTGGTGGCCGATGTTAAATCCATTACCAGAATATCAAACGTTAAGTGATATAAAGAAACTTGGTTACATGTTTGCTAATGGTATATTATTAACGCCAGCTTGTGCGTTAATAATTTTTGCGACAGCCCCGTTATTTGCAACGTATACGGATCCGGCTGCTTGGATGAAAGCGATGGAACTATGTGTACCAGCGGGCACTTTATCAGATTTAAATATAACGGGACCGGAATTTTTGCACTGGATGCCAGTAGTACAAGACCAGCAAACTGGTGGTATCATAATGAAAATTGTCCAGGAAATAGTGTACGGTACAATTATAGGCTATGTATTCTTTAGATGGGCACGTAGAGAACGTGAAAAGGATAAGGAGCAGTTGCAACAATTGCCGCCGTATTTACAAACTAAGTAA
- a CDS encoding DUF7147 family protein, with product MIQRFIELGEGYSDLYELLEIAKTNQERIAHMLQFETIKNDKKVCSLVVILKPTTTGDFQPLYICREGIPVFENKKSKRVILFEETAEQLGKKVATFTVKPSTTFPEKELFFNHLIGILRMNNFIPPMK from the coding sequence ATGATTCAACGCTTTATAGAACTCGGAGAAGGCTACTCTGATTTATATGAATTACTTGAAATTGCCAAAACAAATCAAGAACGTATAGCACATATGTTACAATTTGAAACGATAAAAAACGATAAAAAAGTGTGTTCGCTTGTTGTAATATTAAAACCAACTACTACTGGTGATTTCCAACCATTATACATATGTCGTGAAGGCATTCCTGTATTTGAAAATAAAAAAAGTAAACGTGTCATTTTATTTGAAGAAACGGCAGAGCAACTCGGAAAAAAAGTGGCTACTTTTACTGTAAAGCCATCTACAACTTTCCCAGAAAAAGAACTATTTTTTAATCATTTAATTGGCATTTTACGAATGAACAATTTCATTCCTCCGATGAAATAA
- the rsmD gene encoding 16S rRNA (guanine(966)-N(2))-methyltransferase RsmD, producing MRVVSGKCKGHPLKAVPGNTTRPTTDKVKESIFNMIGPYFDGGIALDLFGGSGGLGIEALSRGIDKAIFVDRDSKAIKVIHQNLESCRIQEQAEVYRNDAERAVKALIKREMSFDLILIDPPYKEQKIVSLISVMDQHGLLHSDGLIMAEHGNDVVLPNSIGRLVKVRAENYGITAISIYKYEGEGTE from the coding sequence ATGAGAGTAGTTTCAGGAAAATGTAAAGGACACCCACTTAAAGCGGTTCCTGGTAATACAACACGTCCAACGACAGATAAAGTAAAAGAATCTATTTTTAATATGATAGGTCCTTATTTTGATGGTGGTATTGCCCTTGATTTATTTGGTGGTAGTGGTGGTCTTGGAATTGAGGCTTTGAGCAGAGGGATCGATAAAGCGATTTTTGTTGATAGGGATAGTAAAGCGATAAAAGTAATTCATCAAAATTTAGAAAGTTGTAGAATACAGGAACAAGCTGAAGTATATCGAAATGATGCGGAACGTGCAGTAAAGGCGCTAATAAAACGTGAAATGTCATTCGATCTTATATTAATAGATCCTCCATATAAAGAGCAAAAAATTGTATCTTTAATTAGTGTAATGGATCAACATGGATTGCTGCATAGTGATGGATTAATTATGGCAGAGCATGGTAATGATGTGGTTTTACCTAATTCAATAGGCAGGCTTGTGAAAGTACGAGCTGAGAATTATGGGATTACTGCAATATCGATTTATAAGTATGAAGGTGAGGGGACAGAATGA
- a CDS encoding YlbD family protein: MPTTKGPLHPSVQQFKEFVNHHPKMVHEVRNGHKTWQQFYEEWYLLGEEDPIWATYRPDGAPAFSSVKENKKEKDNRTEEEKTADVMGQMLSFFKKLDVEQMQNHLANVTSAIGSVQQVIQQFQGNRTQQEQSTSENNPFFFQKD; the protein is encoded by the coding sequence ATGCCAACAACAAAAGGGCCGTTACATCCATCGGTTCAACAGTTTAAAGAATTTGTAAACCATCACCCTAAAATGGTTCATGAGGTTAGAAATGGTCACAAAACTTGGCAACAATTTTATGAAGAATGGTACTTACTTGGTGAAGAAGATCCAATATGGGCAACTTATAGACCGGATGGAGCGCCTGCGTTTTCTTCGGTAAAAGAAAATAAAAAAGAAAAAGATAATCGAACTGAAGAGGAAAAAACTGCTGATGTGATGGGGCAAATGCTTTCTTTTTTTAAAAAGTTGGACGTGGAACAAATGCAGAACCATTTAGCCAATGTGACGAGTGCTATTGGGAGCGTGCAACAAGTTATTCAGCAATTTCAAGGTAACCGTACGCAGCAAGAACAAAGTACTTCAGAAAATAACCCGTTTTTCTTTCAAAAGGATTAG